A genomic stretch from Magnetovibrio sp. includes:
- a CDS encoding folylpolyglutamate synthase/dihydrofolate synthase family protein, whose product MSTETILTRLLALHPKLIDLSLERLERLLEALDHPERKLPPVVHVAGTNGKGSTVAFLRAFVEAAGYRAHVYTSPHLVTFNERIRLAGQIIDDDELNAVLEECERANAGQPITFFEITTAAAFLAFSRHDADVVILETGLGGRLDATNVIEQPRLTCITPVSIDHQQYLGETIEDITGEKAGILKAGVPCVVAAQGTRAGEKVLKKKAKEVGAPLIWEGADWFARSAGGRRSQADSGMLYKGHGAQGEIERAFPTPALEGRHQMRNAALAIACAEALAPEFDISDAAIKMGLKTVTWPGRMQRLTTGPLADQLAEGWELWLDGGHNRSAAEMIAQHTRQWRGMDLWVVYGALNQRPPLDFLKPLEGKVRGMRCVTIPDQENALHADEGAEVARQLNMNVKTADSVETAIGSIIDACQGQAPGRILICGSLYLAGHVLKTNG is encoded by the coding sequence ATGAGCACCGAAACCATTCTCACGCGCCTGTTGGCGCTGCACCCCAAATTGATCGACCTAAGCTTGGAGCGCCTGGAACGGTTGCTCGAAGCGCTCGATCATCCCGAACGCAAATTGCCGCCGGTGGTGCACGTCGCGGGCACCAACGGCAAGGGATCGACGGTCGCGTTTCTGCGTGCCTTTGTCGAGGCTGCGGGTTATCGCGCCCACGTCTACACCTCGCCCCATTTGGTGACGTTCAACGAACGCATCCGCCTCGCCGGTCAGATCATCGACGACGACGAACTGAACGCGGTGTTGGAAGAATGCGAACGCGCCAACGCGGGTCAACCGATCACCTTTTTCGAAATCACCACGGCGGCGGCGTTTTTGGCATTTTCACGTCACGACGCGGATGTGGTGATTTTGGAAACCGGATTGGGCGGGCGCTTGGATGCGACCAACGTGATCGAACAGCCGCGCCTGACCTGCATCACCCCGGTGTCGATAGACCACCAGCAATACTTGGGTGAAACCATCGAAGACATCACCGGCGAAAAGGCCGGAATCTTGAAAGCGGGCGTGCCGTGCGTGGTCGCTGCGCAAGGCACCCGGGCGGGGGAAAAGGTTCTCAAAAAGAAGGCCAAGGAGGTCGGTGCGCCGCTGATCTGGGAAGGCGCGGACTGGTTCGCGCGTTCCGCCGGCGGGCGACGCTCACAAGCCGACAGCGGCATGCTCTACAAGGGCCACGGCGCGCAGGGCGAGATCGAGCGTGCCTTTCCCACGCCCGCCTTGGAAGGCCGCCACCAAATGCGCAACGCGGCGCTGGCGATTGCGTGCGCCGAGGCCTTGGCGCCCGAATTCGATATTTCCGACGCGGCCATCAAGATGGGTTTGAAAACCGTCACCTGGCCGGGGCGCATGCAGCGCCTCACCACCGGGCCGCTGGCCGATCAGCTCGCTGAGGGGTGGGAATTGTGGTTGGACGGCGGTCACAACCGCTCCGCCGCCGAGATGATCGCCCAGCACACGCGCCAGTGGCGCGGCATGGATTTGTGGGTGGTTTACGGCGCGCTCAACCAACGCCCGCCGCTGGATTTCCTCAAGCCGCTCGAAGGCAAGGTGCGCGGCATGCGCTGCGTGACCATTCCCGATCAGGAAAACGCGTTGCACGCCGATGAGGGGGCCGAGGTCGCCCGTCAGCTCAACATGAACGTCAAAACGGCGGACTCGGTCGAAACGGCGATTGGGTCTATTATTGACGCGTGCCAAGGGCAAGCGCCGGGGCGCATTTTGATCTGCGGTTCATTGTATCTGGCCGGGCACGTGCTCAAAACCAACGGCTGA
- the accD gene encoding acetyl-CoA carboxylase, carboxyltransferase subunit beta, with protein MNWLKDFVRPKLKELVGGGKDIPENLWHQCPSCQQMIFHRDLEANIHVCQHCGYHMRIGVGKRLELLFDGGEYKTAQFSSKVSDPLKFRDLKKYSERIKDSQSKTAEDDALIVAHGKMGGQNVVVAAFNFAFMGGSMGTAVGEGILTAARLAQVQDASLIIIPASGGARMQEGILSLMQMARTTIAVEEVKEKGLPYLVLLTDPTTGGVSASFAMLGDVAIAEPGCVIGFAGRRVIEQTIREQLPDDFQTAEYLLDHGMVDMVVPRKELRSTIIRVLSLLRNTGAPAEVVELLTEPVMMPDTKPAPIIDAPIPHGSRPPEDKPRS; from the coding sequence ATGAACTGGCTCAAGGATTTCGTCAGGCCGAAGCTCAAGGAATTGGTGGGCGGCGGAAAGGACATCCCCGAAAACCTGTGGCACCAGTGCCCAAGTTGTCAGCAGATGATCTTTCATCGCGATCTGGAAGCCAACATTCACGTCTGTCAGCATTGCGGCTATCACATGCGCATCGGCGTTGGAAAGCGCCTTGAACTGCTGTTCGACGGCGGCGAATACAAAACCGCGCAATTCTCATCGAAAGTCAGCGATCCGCTGAAATTCCGCGATCTGAAAAAATATTCCGAGCGCATCAAGGACTCCCAATCCAAGACCGCCGAGGACGACGCCCTGATCGTCGCCCACGGCAAAATGGGCGGGCAGAACGTGGTCGTCGCGGCGTTCAATTTCGCGTTCATGGGCGGTTCCATGGGCACGGCGGTGGGCGAAGGCATCTTGACCGCGGCGCGCTTGGCGCAAGTGCAAGACGCGTCGTTGATCATCATTCCCGCATCGGGCGGCGCGCGCATGCAAGAAGGCATCTTGTCGCTGATGCAGATGGCGCGCACCACCATCGCGGTGGAAGAGGTCAAGGAAAAAGGCCTGCCGTATCTGGTGCTGCTGACCGATCCGACCACCGGCGGCGTGTCGGCGTCGTTCGCCATGTTGGGCGACGTGGCGATCGCCGAACCCGGCTGCGTGATCGGCTTTGCCGGACGGCGCGTGATCGAGCAAACCATCCGCGAGCAACTGCCCGACGACTTCCAAACCGCCGAATATCTGCTCGACCACGGCATGGTCGACATGGTCGTGCCGCGCAAGGAACTGCGTTCGACCATCATCCGGGTGCTGTCGTTGTTGCGCAACACCGGCGCACCGGCGGAAGTGGTGGAGCTGTTGACCGAGCCTGTGATGATGCCCGATACCAAACCGGCACCGATCATCGACGCGCCCATTCCCCACGGTTCGCGCCCGCCCGAAGACAAACCGAGATCTTGA
- the trpB gene encoding tryptophan synthase subunit beta codes for MSKPNTYREGPDETGHFGIFGGQFVAETLMPLVHEVAEAYEAAKADPEFAREKAYYLAQYVGRPSPLFHAERLSKKLGGAKVYLKREDLNHTGAHKVNNTIGQILLAKRMGKTRIIAETGAGQHGVATATVCALFDIPCTIYMGTKDIERQAPNVFRMKMLGAEVKPVTVGSCSLKDAMNEAIRDWVTNVETTYFLIGTAAGMHPFPMMVRDFQTVIGEEVREQCMAAEGRLPDTLVACIGGGSNAIGLFHPFLDDAEVKIIGTEAAGRGIETGKHASSLTAGSPGVLHGNRMYLLQDDDGQVMEADSISAGLDYPGIGPEHCWLHDIGRVQYVPVTDDEALEAFHTLTKLEGIIPALESSHAIAHVMKIAPTLPKDHIIVVNLSGRGDKDLNTVAASMGVDMGVNL; via the coding sequence GTGAGCAAGCCCAATACGTATCGCGAAGGCCCGGACGAAACCGGCCATTTCGGCATCTTCGGCGGACAATTCGTCGCCGAAACCCTGATGCCGCTGGTCCATGAAGTCGCCGAGGCCTATGAAGCCGCCAAGGCCGACCCCGAATTCGCCCGCGAAAAGGCCTATTACCTGGCCCAATACGTCGGTCGGCCCAGCCCGCTGTTTCACGCCGAACGTCTCAGCAAGAAACTCGGCGGCGCGAAGGTCTATTTGAAGCGCGAAGACCTCAATCACACCGGCGCGCACAAGGTCAACAACACCATCGGCCAGATCTTGCTGGCCAAGCGCATGGGCAAGACCCGCATCATCGCCGAAACCGGCGCAGGCCAGCACGGCGTCGCCACCGCGACGGTATGCGCGCTGTTCGACATTCCGTGCACCATCTACATGGGCACCAAGGACATCGAACGCCAAGCGCCCAACGTGTTCCGCATGAAGATGCTGGGCGCCGAAGTCAAGCCGGTGACGGTCGGTTCGTGCTCGCTCAAGGACGCCATGAACGAAGCCATTCGCGACTGGGTCACCAACGTCGAAACCACCTATTTTCTGATCGGCACCGCTGCGGGCATGCATCCGTTCCCGATGATGGTGCGCGATTTTCAGACCGTGATCGGCGAAGAAGTCCGCGAACAGTGCATGGCCGCCGAAGGCCGCCTGCCCGACACCTTGGTCGCGTGCATCGGCGGCGGATCCAACGCCATCGGCCTGTTCCATCCGTTTTTGGACGACGCCGAGGTCAAGATCATCGGCACCGAAGCCGCCGGGCGCGGGATCGAAACGGGCAAACACGCCTCCAGCCTGACGGCGGGTTCGCCCGGCGTGTTGCACGGCAACCGCATGTACCTGCTGCAAGACGACGACGGCCAAGTGATGGAAGCCGACAGCATTTCTGCGGGCCTGGATTATCCCGGCATCGGCCCGGAACACTGCTGGCTGCATGACATCGGGCGGGTCCAATACGTGCCGGTGACCGACGACGAAGCGCTCGAAGCATTTCACACGCTGACCAAGTTGGAAGGCATCATTCCCGCGTTGGAAAGTTCCCACGCCATCGCCCACGTGATGAAAATCGCGCCGACCCTACCCAAAGATCACATCATCGTGGTGAATTTGTCGGGTCGCGGCGACAAGGATCTCAACACCGTTGCGGCCAGCATGGGTGTCGATATGGGGGTGAACCTGTGA
- a CDS encoding lipopolysaccharide assembly protein LapA domain-containing protein, producing the protein MRRLISWLIMVPAAVAVVIFALNNKEAATLNLWPFAMTLDVPLYLLLTIVLGAGVVLGGVVSWAGAGRLRSELRKQSYNGEVARRELKTEREKTAHLEAELKGIKTLQDHAAANERKARATTIEHGPASGVQGQLPKPQSAA; encoded by the coding sequence TTGAGGCGTCTTATCTCGTGGCTGATTATGGTGCCTGCGGCGGTGGCCGTGGTGATCTTCGCGCTCAACAACAAAGAGGCGGCGACGCTCAACCTGTGGCCGTTCGCCATGACGCTCGATGTGCCGTTGTATTTGCTGCTGACCATCGTGCTCGGCGCTGGCGTGGTGCTGGGCGGGGTGGTCTCGTGGGCGGGCGCAGGACGGCTGCGTTCGGAATTGCGCAAGCAATCCTATAACGGTGAAGTCGCACGCCGCGAATTGAAAACGGAACGTGAAAAAACCGCTCACCTGGAAGCCGAACTTAAGGGCATCAAGACCTTGCAAGATCATGCCGCCGCCAATGAACGGAAGGCTCGCGCCACGACCATCGAACACGGGCCCGCGTCCGGCGTCCAGGGTCAACTGCCCAAACCACAAAGCGCGGCCTGA
- the trxA gene encoding thioredoxin — protein MKEITDATFDADVLQSATPVLVDFWAEWCGPCKQIAPALEAIAGEMGDKLVIAKVNIDDNPMTPSKYGVRGIPTLMMFKNGQPAAVKIGALPKNKLQEWIESSI, from the coding sequence ATGAAAGAGATTACCGACGCTACCTTTGACGCCGATGTCCTCCAGTCCGCCACCCCGGTACTGGTCGATTTCTGGGCAGAATGGTGCGGCCCGTGCAAGCAGATCGCCCCGGCACTGGAAGCCATTGCCGGCGAAATGGGCGACAAGCTCGTCATCGCCAAAGTCAACATCGACGACAATCCGATGACCCCGTCCAAGTACGGCGTGCGCGGAATCCCGACGCTGATGATGTTCAAAAACGGCCAGCCTGCGGCGGTGAAAATCGGCGCCTTGCCGAAGAACAAGTTGCAGGAATGGATCGAAAGCTCGATCTGA
- a CDS encoding NADH:flavin oxidoreductase/NADH oxidase, with translation MMSSELFQPFRMRGLELANRVVIAPMCQYSATDGIVGDWHLMHVGQFSVGGHGLFIAEATSVEPRGRISLSCPGIWTDEQMAAWKRVVDFTKTWGNTPIAIQLAHAGRKGSSRKPWQGGAQAPEDEGGWQTVAPSAVAFDAERPAPHALTVAEIDQIKQDFAAAARRADQAGFDAVEIHAAHGYLLHQFLSPLSNRRDDAYGGSLENRMRLALEIFDVVREAFPNDKPVGLRISATDWVEGGWDLADSIALAQALEDRSCDFIHVSSGGLSPEQEIPLGPGYQVDMCAAITEATEIATIAVGMINDALQAETIVRSGQADMIALARGMLDDPHWTWRAAKALNAEAAYPRQYERALPHFQTMAAPKDPPPK, from the coding sequence ATGATGTCCAGCGAACTGTTTCAACCGTTTCGCATGCGCGGGCTCGAACTTGCCAACCGCGTTGTCATCGCACCCATGTGCCAGTATTCGGCGACCGACGGCATCGTCGGCGATTGGCATCTGATGCACGTCGGTCAGTTCTCGGTGGGCGGCCACGGCCTGTTCATCGCCGAAGCCACGTCGGTCGAACCGCGTGGACGGATCTCGCTGTCGTGTCCGGGCATCTGGACCGACGAGCAGATGGCGGCGTGGAAACGCGTGGTCGACTTCACCAAGACCTGGGGCAATACCCCCATCGCCATCCAACTGGCCCATGCCGGGCGCAAGGGCTCCAGCCGCAAGCCGTGGCAAGGCGGCGCGCAAGCGCCTGAGGACGAAGGCGGCTGGCAGACCGTGGCGCCTTCGGCGGTGGCGTTCGACGCCGAGCGTCCCGCACCGCATGCGCTCACGGTTGCCGAGATCGATCAAATCAAACAGGACTTCGCCGCCGCCGCCCGGCGCGCCGACCAAGCCGGATTCGACGCGGTGGAAATCCACGCCGCGCACGGCTATTTGCTGCACCAATTCCTGTCGCCGTTGAGCAACCGGCGCGACGACGCCTATGGCGGCAGTTTGGAAAACCGCATGCGCTTGGCGTTGGAAATCTTCGATGTCGTGCGCGAAGCCTTTCCCAACGACAAACCCGTGGGCTTGCGCATTTCCGCCACCGATTGGGTCGAAGGCGGTTGGGATCTGGCCGACAGCATCGCCTTGGCCCAGGCTCTGGAAGACCGCAGCTGCGACTTCATCCACGTGTCCTCGGGTGGCTTGTCGCCGGAACAGGAAATCCCGCTTGGCCCCGGCTATCAGGTCGATATGTGCGCGGCAATCACCGAGGCTACCGAAATCGCCACCATCGCCGTGGGCATGATCAATGATGCGCTGCAGGCGGAAACCATCGTGCGGTCCGGTCAAGCCGACATGATCGCGCTGGCGCGCGGCATGCTCGACGACCCGCACTGGACTTGGCGCGCCGCCAAGGCGCTGAACGCCGAAGCGGCTTACCCGCGCCAATACGAACGCGCCCTGCCGCACTTTCAGACCATGGCCGCACCCAAAGATCCACCGCCGAAATAG
- the sppA gene encoding signal peptide peptidase SppA, with product MSLDTDKLMERRRQRRQAMLWKVVAAISITALIAVVLARTLGQDSAFSDGLSAGELLGGGRIARVNITGIIVEDRHRDKLLQELKDDDHIKAVLVEINSPGGTVVGGENLYLGLRDVATEKPVVAVMGSTATSAAYMTAIGADRIFARQGTLTGSIGVIMQTADVTQLMDKIGVKPETIKSGALKAQPNPMEPLSDDAREHVQQVVMDMYDLFVDMVAERRAMDIDATKALADGRVFTGKKALDAGLIDAIGGEAEAVAWLETEKGLEADLPVVDKKPKYPRPDVVERVFGAFGKALVSERLTLDGLLSVWHPNL from the coding sequence ATGTCCCTCGATACCGACAAGCTTATGGAACGCCGCCGTCAACGCCGTCAGGCGATGTTGTGGAAGGTGGTTGCGGCGATCAGCATCACCGCGTTGATCGCCGTCGTGCTGGCGCGCACGCTGGGTCAAGACAGCGCTTTCAGCGATGGGCTCAGCGCCGGCGAGCTGTTGGGCGGCGGGCGCATCGCGCGGGTCAACATAACGGGCATCATCGTCGAAGACCGCCATCGCGACAAATTGCTGCAAGAGCTGAAAGACGACGACCACATCAAGGCCGTTCTGGTTGAAATCAACAGTCCCGGCGGCACGGTGGTCGGTGGGGAAAACCTCTATCTCGGTCTGCGCGACGTGGCTACAGAGAAACCGGTGGTCGCGGTGATGGGCTCGACCGCGACGTCGGCGGCTTATATGACGGCGATCGGCGCAGATCGCATTTTCGCCCGCCAAGGCACGCTGACGGGTTCCATCGGCGTGATCATGCAAACCGCTGACGTAACCCAATTGATGGACAAAATCGGGGTGAAGCCGGAAACCATCAAAAGCGGCGCGTTGAAAGCGCAGCCCAATCCGATGGAGCCGTTGTCCGACGACGCCCGCGAACACGTCCAGCAGGTGGTGATGGACATGTACGACCTGTTCGTCGATATGGTCGCGGAACGCCGCGCCATGGATATCGACGCCACCAAGGCGTTGGCCGACGGGCGCGTGTTCACCGGCAAAAAAGCTTTGGACGCCGGGCTGATCGACGCCATCGGCGGCGAAGCCGAGGCGGTCGCGTGGCTGGAAACGGAGAAGGGCTTGGAGGCCGATTTGCCTGTGGTCGACAAAAAGCCCAAATATCCGCGTCCCGACGTCGTCGAACGCGTTTTTGGAGCGTTTGGAAAAGCGCTGGTTTCAGAACGACTTACACTTGACGGGTTGCTCTCGGTTTGGCACCCTAATCTATAG
- the pyrF gene encoding orotidine-5'-phosphate decarboxylase codes for MVGIEHAWQRIFVALDTTDVGRAVELAHGLKGSVGGVKLGKEFFTAHGPEGAHRVTECGMPLFLDLKYHDIPNTVAGAIRASLALNPFIVNVHAGGGRRMMEAAVGAADQAEAGKRPNVIGVTVLTSMAREDLAEVGIDEEPLEHVLRLGRLAKSSGLDGVVCSAKEVVALRGSVGHDFMLVVPGIRPAWASADDQRRVVTPKDAIDLGADYLVIGRPITGHKDPTEAARLIAEELA; via the coding sequence ATGGTTGGGATCGAACACGCATGGCAACGTATTTTCGTCGCGCTGGACACTACGGATGTCGGGCGCGCGGTTGAGCTTGCTCATGGCTTGAAGGGCTCTGTCGGCGGGGTGAAGCTCGGCAAGGAGTTCTTCACCGCCCACGGCCCCGAAGGTGCGCACCGCGTCACCGAATGCGGCATGCCGTTGTTTCTCGATCTCAAGTATCACGACATTCCCAACACCGTGGCGGGTGCGATCCGCGCATCGCTGGCGCTAAATCCATTCATCGTCAATGTGCACGCGGGCGGCGGACGGCGCATGATGGAGGCTGCCGTCGGCGCGGCCGATCAAGCTGAGGCAGGCAAACGCCCCAACGTCATCGGCGTAACGGTGCTGACCTCGATGGCGCGCGAAGACCTGGCCGAAGTCGGCATCGATGAAGAACCGCTCGAACACGTGCTGCGCCTCGGGCGCTTGGCTAAATCCAGCGGTTTGGACGGTGTGGTGTGCTCGGCCAAGGAAGTGGTCGCGTTGCGTGGCTCGGTCGGTCACGATTTCATGCTGGTTGTGCCGGGCATCCGCCCCGCCTGGGCCAGCGCCGACGATCAGCGCCGGGTGGTGACGCCGAAGGACGCCATTGATCTGGGCGCCGACTATCTGGTTATCGGTCGGCCCATCACCGGACACAAAGACCCCACCGAAGCCGCCCGCCTGATCGCCGAAGAACTGGCCTGA
- a CDS encoding integration host factor subunit beta — protein MTKSELIQRLAEANPHLYLRDVERIVTTIFDEITDALAQGDRVELRGFGAFSVKERGSRTGRNPRTGEAVEVPAKYIPYFKTGKQLREKLNMG, from the coding sequence ATGACGAAATCTGAATTGATTCAACGGCTCGCGGAAGCCAACCCGCATCTCTATTTGCGCGATGTGGAGCGTATCGTCACCACCATTTTCGACGAAATCACCGATGCGCTGGCTCAAGGCGACCGGGTTGAACTGCGCGGCTTCGGCGCGTTCTCGGTCAAGGAACGCGGCTCTCGCACGGGGCGCAACCCGCGTACCGGCGAAGCGGTCGAGGTCCCGGCCAAGTACATTCCGTACTTCAAAACCGGTAAGCAGCTGCGCGAAAAACTGAACATGGGCTGA
- the trpA gene encoding tryptophan synthase subunit alpha: MNAINAKAVKTRLAKRFEDLKSEGRGGLVTFLTAGDPDGDTGLEILKGLPGAGADIIELGMPFSDPMADGPAIQASSQRALANGMTLRKTLDQVREFRKGDDATPIVLMGYFNPIHHYGVEAFVADAKSAGVDGLIIVDLPPEEEAELCLPALKGGINFIYLTAPTTDDKRLPRVVENASGFVYYVSITGITGTASAAVGDVAAAVTRIRRHTDLPVAVGFGITTPEAAADVASVADAAVVGSALVKRIHDNLDADGKAKPGLVGEVLGFVTQLANGVRGSKK; this comes from the coding sequence GTGAACGCGATCAATGCAAAGGCCGTCAAAACGCGTCTCGCCAAACGATTCGAAGATCTCAAGTCCGAAGGCCGGGGCGGGTTGGTGACGTTCCTCACTGCCGGCGATCCCGACGGCGATACGGGGCTGGAAATTCTCAAAGGCCTGCCCGGTGCGGGCGCGGACATCATCGAACTGGGTATGCCGTTTTCCGATCCCATGGCCGACGGCCCCGCGATCCAAGCCAGTTCCCAGCGCGCGCTGGCAAACGGCATGACGTTGCGCAAGACCCTCGATCAGGTGCGCGAATTCCGCAAGGGCGACGACGCCACCCCGATCGTGTTGATGGGCTACTTCAACCCGATCCACCACTACGGCGTCGAGGCGTTCGTCGCTGACGCCAAATCCGCCGGGGTCGATGGCCTGATCATCGTCGATCTGCCGCCCGAGGAAGAGGCCGAGCTGTGCTTGCCGGCGCTCAAAGGCGGCATCAACTTTATCTATCTGACCGCCCCCACCACCGACGACAAGCGTTTGCCGCGTGTGGTGGAGAATGCGTCGGGTTTCGTTTATTATGTGTCGATCACCGGCATCACCGGCACGGCGTCCGCCGCCGTTGGCGATGTCGCGGCGGCGGTGACACGCATCCGCCGCCACACCGATTTGCCGGTCGCGGTGGGCTTTGGCATCACCACGCCCGAGGCGGCCGCCGATGTGGCGTCGGTTGCCGACGCTGCGGTGGTGGGGTCGGCGCTGGTTAAACGCATCCATGACAATCTGGATGCGGACGGTAAAGCCAAACCGGGCTTGGTGGGCGAGGTCTTGGGCTTCGTCACGCAGCTTGCGAACGGCGTTCGCGGTTCAAAAAAATAA
- a CDS encoding phosphoribosylanthranilate isomerase, translated as MSIDVKICGINSAEALDAAAAGGAKMLGFVFFEKSPRNVTIDEARDLLTRVPEGIIKVALMVNPNDTETQSIARQLPFDMIQLHGSETVERVAELKAITGLTVMKAIGIAGSDDIARAHTYEEVCERILLDAKPPKDATLPGGNALSFDWSLIAGEKWQKPWLLAGGLNAGNLAEAVKTSGAGFVDVSSGVEDAPGRKSVEKIRQFLQRAHSL; from the coding sequence ATGTCCATCGACGTCAAAATTTGCGGCATCAATTCCGCCGAAGCGCTCGACGCCGCCGCAGCCGGCGGGGCGAAGATGCTGGGCTTTGTGTTTTTCGAAAAATCGCCGCGCAACGTCACCATTGACGAAGCGCGCGATTTGTTGACCCGCGTGCCCGAAGGGATCATCAAGGTCGCGTTAATGGTTAACCCCAACGATACCGAGACCCAATCCATCGCGCGTCAGTTGCCGTTCGACATGATCCAGTTGCACGGTTCGGAAACCGTCGAACGGGTGGCCGAACTCAAAGCCATTACCGGATTGACGGTGATGAAAGCCATCGGTATCGCAGGGTCGGACGATATTGCGCGTGCCCACACGTATGAAGAGGTGTGTGAACGCATCTTGCTCGACGCCAAGCCGCCGAAGGACGCGACGCTGCCCGGCGGCAACGCTTTGAGCTTCGATTGGTCTCTGATCGCGGGTGAAAAGTGGCAGAAACCTTGGCTTTTGGCCGGTGGCCTCAACGCAGGCAATCTGGCCGAGGCGGTCAAAACCAGCGGCGCGGGCTTCGTCGACGTGTCGTCGGGGGTCGAAGACGCGCCGGGGCGGAAATCGGTGGAAAAAATCCGTCAATTTCTGCAACGCGCCCATTCCCTTTAA